The sequence AGAGGAGGAGCGCCGATGTTTTCCCCAGGACACTCTGGAGCCAACGCATATGCACGCGTCGGCGTCGAGACAGGGGTGATGGGCGCGAGTCCGCATCGTCTGATCGTGATGTTGTATCAGGGCGCCCGGCAAGCGATTGCGCAAGCGCGCATGCATGTGCAGCAAGGCAATGTGCCGGCTCGTGGTGAGGCGATCGGCAAGGCGATTCAGATCGTCGAAAGCGGGCTGCAACTGTCGCTGAACCTTGAGGTGGGCGGCGAGATTGCAGAGCGGTTGGACGCGCTATATAGCTATATGTCGCGCCGGCTGCTCGAAGCCAACATAAAACAGAGCGAGGCGATGCTGGTCGAGGTCGATGGCCTGCTGGCGACACTCGAAGAGGCATGGATCGGGATCGCCCCGGAGATCGCGCGGATGGCAGCCCAGCCGGCCGCGGAAAGCATGAGATGACATCGAACGCAGAATACTTCGCCCGCTACGAGGCGATTGCAGCGATTTCCCGCCGCATGTTGACGGCTGCCCGGCGCGCCCTGTGGAACGATCTGGTCCACTTGCAGGAGGACTATCGGAAGCTGGTGGACGCGTTGAAAGACGCGGAAACCGGCGTCAGACTGGACGATGCGGAGCGCCTGCGCAAGTACGCGCTGATCCGTCAGATACTCGCCGACGACGCTGCGATCCGCGATCTGGCGAATCCGCGTATGGCCAATCTGTCGGCGCTGTTCGCCGGACGGCCGACTCGCGTGCTCAAGGAACTGTACGGGGCGCGCTGAGTTTGCCCGCGGGCAACACGCTGTATGAGTCCGCCTGACGGGTTTTGAGCGCGTCGCTGCCAATGTGACCAAGGAATCGGTATGAACGGAATCGACGCGGTCGTCACGTCGCTGCTTGCGAACCGGGTCGACAGTCTGGTCAATCTCGCGCCGGGCAGTGCGACGGCCTCGCAGACTGGCGCGGCGGGCGTCGATACCGAGGTTCTCAATACCACCCCTGTTGCGCCCCCCGCGGCTCCGCCGGCCTCCGCACAAACGGCGCTGTCCGCCGTCGCGCTGACGCTCAATGCGATCGTGAACTCAGGCGGCGAGGCGACCCCGGCGGTGCTCGGCCAGGCGCCGATCTGGCCGGCTGCGCCGGCGCTTGACGTCGAGGCCGGCGGCTTGCCGCTCTTCGATACGGCTGCCACGCCCGCCGCTTCATCTGCGAATCCCAATACCACCGGTACTTCGGCCACCGCCAATGTAGCGGCGGCTCAGGTGCCGGTCGCGGCGCTCGCGGCCGCGCTCGAACAGACAGTGGCCGAAAGCGGCCTGTTCTACGAATCCCACCTCGCGCAATGGCTGGCGGGGCAGCAGTCACCCGCCGCACTGGCCGGCGAGGCGCAAAACAAGCTGGTGGCCGCCGCGCAATTGCCGCTCGACTGGGCGAGCGACGCCGATCAAGCCGCTTCCTCCAATTCGACAGGCCGGCCAGGCATGGGTGCGGCGCCCAACGGTCAGGCCAACGGCGCGCCGGACGGCAACGCGGCGGCCCGCGCGATGCCGTCCATCCAGACCGCGCAGGCCGCGCGCTTCGTGGCCGGCGAGGTGCTGGCGAGTTCTCTTTCCGATCTGAACGGGCAGCCGGCGCACTCGAGCTTGCGCGGCGCTGCGGCGCAACTGGCCGACGACGGGGCGTCGCAGAACGCGCCATCGATGGCAGCCGCGGTTCATCCCGCGACCGTTCCTTTAGTTCGTCAGCAACTCGATCTGCTCGCCACCGGGCAGTTTCGCTGGACCGGCGAAGCATGGCCGGGCGCCAAGCTCGACTGGACCATCGAGCAGGAAGGCGATGAATGGGACCGCAGCGGCGGCGGCACGGCGAGCGAGGACGATCAGCCCTGGCGTACGCGACTGACGCTTTCGCTGCCGACGCTCGGCACGGTCGATGCGGACCTGACGCTGACCGGCACGCGGCTGGTCGCGCGCGTGCAGGCGAGTCCGGGCGGCGCGGCACGGCTCGCGGCGCAGGGTGAGAGCTTTCGACAGCGGCTTGCGGCAGCGGGCATTGAACTAAGTGGACTGACGATTCGCGAGATCGGCGGTGGCGCACCGGTTACGGCGGCCGGTGCTGCCGGTGCCGCGGCGGCTGGGCAGGCGGCAGCGTCGGCGTATGCGCGCTCGGCTTCGGCGGCCTCGGCGGCTGATAAGGCGTCGGCGGGGCGCCGTGCGACGCGCGTTGCCCGGCCGGGCGTCACGCCGCTCGACGATTTCGATTGGGATATGTGATGAGCCGCAAACATCGCCGCAGCGCGGCCGCGCTCGTCTACGACGCACAAGGCGGCGATCCCGCACCGCGCGTGATCGCCAAAGGCTACGGCATGCTGGCCGAGATGATCGTGCAGCGCGCCAAGGAAGCCGGCCTCTACGTGCATGAGGCGCCGGAAATGGTCTCGTTGCTGATGCAGGTCGACCTCGACACGCGGATTCCGCCGCAGCTTTATCAAGCGGTGGCGGAGTTGCTCGCGTGGCTGCATCGGCTGGAAAGCGGTGCGGAGAATGTGCCAGAAGGCGGTGTTGCCGACGTGCAGGACGTGACCGACGTGGTCGCGACGGACATAGCTGGTGGGGCACCCGGGCGTTGAGTGTGGTTCCCGGTAGCCCGGCCCCCTCAAAACCGCAGCATCAGCTTCAGCAGTGCATTCACCCGCTTGCCATACGGCGGCGAGATCCATCCGCGCGCGTTCAGGCGCGCCTGGGTCAGCACCGGCTTCATCTTCGAGAAGGTTACGAAGCCTTCGTAACCGTGATACGCGCCCATCCCGCTTGCGCCGACGCCGCCGAACGGCAGGCTTTCGCACGCCAGATGCATCAACGTTTCGTTGATCGCCATGCCACCCGCGATGGTGTCGCGCGTGACGCGCTCGATGGTCGCGCTGTCGTCGGCGTAGAGATACAGCGCGAGCGGGCGAGGCCGCGTATTGACCCATGCGATCGCGTCGTCGAGCGTGTCGTAGGGAACGATCGGCAGTAGCGGGCCGAAGATTTCCTCCTGCATCAGCGCGCTTTCAAGCGGCGCATTCGTGACGGCGATCAGCGGGAAGCGGCGGCTTGCCTCGTCCGGCGCACTGTCGGTCAGCGTGTGCAGTTGCGCGCCGGCGGCCTGCGCTTCGTCGGCGAGACGTCGCAGCCGTGCGAAGTGCCGCTCCGAGATGATCGACGTGTAATCGAGGTTATTCGCAAAGCCGGGGTACATCTTCGCCATCCGCGCGCGCGCCCGTTCGATGAACGCCTGCTCCTTGCCGCGCGGCACCAGCACGTAGTCCGGCGCGACGCAGGTCTGGCCCGCGTTGAGCGTCTTGCCGGCGATGAGGTTATCCACCGCGTTGTCGAAGCGCGCATGCTGACCGATGATGGCCGGCGACTTGCCGCCCAGTTCGAGCGTGACCGGCGTCAGATGTTCGGCGGCGGCGCGCATCACTTCATGGCCGACCTTGGTCGAGCCGGTGAACAGCAGATGGTCGAACGGTTGCGCGCTGAACGCGGCGGCGAGTGCGGCATCACCGTTGACCACGGCGACGTGATCGCGTGCGAAGGTCTGGCCGATCAGTTGCTCGAATAGCGCCGAGGTGCGCGGCGTCAGTTCGGACATCTTGATGATGGCGCGATTGCCGGCCGTGAGCGCGCTGATCAGCGGACCGACGGCGAGCAGCACCGGATAGTTCCACGGCACGATGATGCCGACCACGCCGAGCGGCTGCGGCACCACTTTCGCGCGTGCCGGCATCAGCCATTTGTTGGTGCTGCGGCGTTGTGCTTTCATCCAGCGTTTGCCGTGTCTGAGCGCGGCGTCGATCTCACCTTTGATGAGCAGGAATTCGGCGAGCAGCACTTCCTGTTTCGCGCGATTGCCGAAGTCGGCGCTCATCGCGTCGGCGAGTGCGTCGCGGTTGTCGAGCATGACTTTGCGCAGTGCTTTCAGATGCCCGGCCCGGACTTCCCACGACGGATACGGCGCGCGCAAATAAGCATGGCGTTGCTCGCGCAGCAGTGCTTCGAGCGCGGCGACCTCTGGCAGATCGTTCTTCATGTATGTCCACTCCCTGGTGAATAACGGTGCGCGTTGAATCGCGCTTATTGGTGTGTTGTCGCGCGTTGCAACGGTCTTGTGAAAGGCT comes from Burkholderia sp. GAS332 and encodes:
- a CDS encoding flagellar protein FliS, with the translated sequence MFSPGHSGANAYARVGVETGVMGASPHRLIVMLYQGARQAIAQARMHVQQGNVPARGEAIGKAIQIVESGLQLSLNLEVGGEIAERLDALYSYMSRRLLEANIKQSEAMLVEVDGLLATLEEAWIGIAPEIARMAAQPAAESMR
- a CDS encoding flagellar protein FliT; protein product: MTSNAEYFARYEAIAAISRRMLTAARRALWNDLVHLQEDYRKLVDALKDAETGVRLDDAERLRKYALIRQILADDAAIRDLANPRMANLSALFAGRPTRVLKELYGAR
- a CDS encoding hook-length control protein FliK, which encodes MNGIDAVVTSLLANRVDSLVNLAPGSATASQTGAAGVDTEVLNTTPVAPPAAPPASAQTALSAVALTLNAIVNSGGEATPAVLGQAPIWPAAPALDVEAGGLPLFDTAATPAASSANPNTTGTSATANVAAAQVPVAALAAALEQTVAESGLFYESHLAQWLAGQQSPAALAGEAQNKLVAAAQLPLDWASDADQAASSNSTGRPGMGAAPNGQANGAPDGNAAARAMPSIQTAQAARFVAGEVLASSLSDLNGQPAHSSLRGAAAQLADDGASQNAPSMAAAVHPATVPLVRQQLDLLATGQFRWTGEAWPGAKLDWTIEQEGDEWDRSGGGTASEDDQPWRTRLTLSLPTLGTVDADLTLTGTRLVARVQASPGGAARLAAQGESFRQRLAAAGIELSGLTIREIGGGAPVTAAGAAGAAAAGQAAASAYARSASAASAADKASAGRRATRVARPGVTPLDDFDWDM
- a CDS encoding flagellar biosynthesis protein codes for the protein MSRKHRRSAAALVYDAQGGDPAPRVIAKGYGMLAEMIVQRAKEAGLYVHEAPEMVSLLMQVDLDTRIPPQLYQAVAELLAWLHRLESGAENVPEGGVADVQDVTDVVATDIAGGAPGR
- a CDS encoding aldehyde dehydrogenase (NAD+)/coniferyl-aldehyde dehydrogenase, producing the protein MKNDLPEVAALEALLREQRHAYLRAPYPSWEVRAGHLKALRKVMLDNRDALADAMSADFGNRAKQEVLLAEFLLIKGEIDAALRHGKRWMKAQRRSTNKWLMPARAKVVPQPLGVVGIIVPWNYPVLLAVGPLISALTAGNRAIIKMSELTPRTSALFEQLIGQTFARDHVAVVNGDAALAAAFSAQPFDHLLFTGSTKVGHEVMRAAAEHLTPVTLELGGKSPAIIGQHARFDNAVDNLIAGKTLNAGQTCVAPDYVLVPRGKEQAFIERARARMAKMYPGFANNLDYTSIISERHFARLRRLADEAQAAGAQLHTLTDSAPDEASRRFPLIAVTNAPLESALMQEEIFGPLLPIVPYDTLDDAIAWVNTRPRPLALYLYADDSATIERVTRDTIAGGMAINETLMHLACESLPFGGVGASGMGAYHGYEGFVTFSKMKPVLTQARLNARGWISPPYGKRVNALLKLMLRF